The Streptomyces sp. NBC_00569 genomic sequence CGGCTGCGTCACCTCCACCTCCACAAGCACCAGCTCCTCGAAGGGCGCGGTGACGCTCCAGTCCAACCTCTCCGCCCCGCAGGCCAAGGCCGCGATGGAGGACATCGCTGCCGCCTACGCCAAGAAGGGCTCCGGAAAGGCGACCCTCAACACGGTCGCCGCGGAGACCTTCCGAACTCAGCTGCCGACCTACCTCACCTCGGCCAACCCGCCGGACGTGTACACCTGGTACCCCGGTTCGGTCGCGGACGCCTACGCCAAGAAGAACCTGCTGCTCGACCTCGATGGCGTCTGGGCCTCCTCACCCGACCTCAAGCGCTACTCCAAGGCCCTGAACAGCCTCTGCACGGCCACCTCGGGCAAGAAGGTCTTCGTCCCCACCACCTACTACTGGTGGGGCATGTTCTACCGCAAGTCCAACTTCGCCAAGTGGGGGGTGAGCGAGCCCAAGACCTGGGACGACTTCCTCGACCTGTGCGACAAGCTCAAGAGCAAGGGCGTCGCCCCGATCGGGCTGGGCGCAGGCGGCAACACCGCCTGGGTCGCCTCCGCCTGGTTCGACTACCTCGACATCCGCATCAACGGCGGCCAGTATCATCGTGAACTCCTCGCCGGCAGGCACCGGTTCGACGACCCCGAGGTGCGCAAGG encodes the following:
- a CDS encoding ABC transporter substrate-binding protein, with protein sequence MTNLQPNRRRFLAGLGAVGTTALLSGCVTSTSTSTSSSKGAVTLQSNLSAPQAKAAMEDIAAAYAKKGSGKATLNTVAAETFRTQLPTYLTSANPPDVYTWYPGSVADAYAKKNLLLDLDGVWASSPDLKRYSKALNSLCTATSGKKVFVPTTYYWWGMFYRKSNFAKWGVSEPKTWDDFLDLCDKLKSKGVAPIGLGAGGNTAWVASAWFDYLDIRINGGQYHRELLAGRHRFDDPEVRKVFDRWQELLPYFDPNGTAIPFQDATTALLNGRTGMMLIGTFFADAAPKGALDDIDFFRFPVIDPKVPLAEEAPTDGYFASARTGRREQVADLLSYLATAEAQEIYIKGSSGTTLPCHPDAKDAGTALVKKGRKHVAEAAEITQFFNRDSSDALQPTADTALTKFMAKPKSVGGILTDWQREAQKIWQA